One window of the Salvia miltiorrhiza cultivar Shanhuang (shh) chromosome 6, IMPLAD_Smil_shh, whole genome shotgun sequence genome contains the following:
- the LOC130987851 gene encoding shikimate O-hydroxycinnamoyltransferase, which produces MANSGVNGGKVRVEGIQTVVPTKPTDPRQLSSRIAATVISSTAALQRRFHVVLCYNKASSDDSGWVVAGRIKESLGRAMQEQPLLAGRLRWCQETDNFLQIVSNDSGARLVESKAEMELGAFVAMEEKREALAQLVFWEDLLHHTPHFSPLFYVQVTNFRCGGYSIGISCSLLLADPFALTAIIKKWANLHSKLVSTNEIPQIPTFYLPNHGTPPSSPSLLMGSNTAKDAAESVIFKIPAKVLDSDSKNLAALCVQEAERDVGRELAPSLSLLVKVTSSDEDDRVEAWSRQGLLECLKLGYSVNGMRCARTWDELGLDSICFSEGNKPVYASCWINSVVDEGSVIVVPSVDQGVQVVVTYT; this is translated from the exons ATGGCAAATTCCGGCGTGAATGGCGGCAAAGTGCGCGTGGAAGGAATTCAAACGGTGGTTCCAACAAAGCCAACTGATCCGAGGCAACTATCAAGCAGAATCGCGGCGACTGTGATCAGCTCCACGGCGGCGCTGCAGCGGCGCTTCCACGTGGTCCTCTGCTACAACAAGGCCTCCTCCGACGACTCCGGATGGGTGGTGGCCGGGCGGATAAAGGAGTCGCTGGGAAGAGCCATGCAGGAGCAGCCCTTGCTCGCCGGGAGGCTGCGGTGGTGCCAAGAGACTGATAATTTTTTGCAGATTGTGTCGAATGATTCCGGCGCTCGATTGGTGGAGAGCAAGGCGGAGATGGAGTTGGGTGCTTTTGTGGCaatggaggagaagagagaagCCCTAGCTCAGCTTGTTTTCTGGGAGGATCTTCTTCACCATACCCCTCACTTTTCTCCACTCTTTTATGTCCAG GTGACAAACTTCAGATGTGGAGGATACTCAATTGGGATAAGCTGCAGCCTCCTCCTTGCTGATCCCTTTGCCCTAACAGCCATCATCAAGAAATGGGCCAATCTCCACAGCAAGTTAGTTTCAACAAATGAAATTCCCCAAATCCCCACATTCTACCTCCCCAATCATGGGACACCACCCTCTTCTCCATCTCTGCTGATGGGATCCAACACAGCCAAAGACGCTGCCGAGAGTGTCATCTTCAAGATCCCAGCAAAGGTCCTCGATTCCGACAGCAAGAATCTCGCTGCGTTGTGCGTGCAAGAGGCCGAGCGCGACGTCGGTCGAGAGCTCGCCCCAAGCTTGTCTCTGCTTGTGAAAGTGACTTCTTCTGATGAGGATGATAGGGTTGAAGCCTGGTCGAGGCAAGGGCTGTTGGAGTGTTTGAAACTAGGTTACAGTGTGAATGGAATGAGATGTGCTAGAACATGGGATGAACTGGGATTGGACAGCATATGTTTCAGTGAAGGAAACAAGCCTGTTTATGCCTCGTGTTGGATCAACTCAGTGGTTGATGAAGGATCTGTGATCGTTGTGCCATCAGTAGATCAAGGAGTTCAGGTTGTGGTCACGTACACTTAA